Within the Mauremys reevesii isolate NIE-2019 linkage group 2, ASM1616193v1, whole genome shotgun sequence genome, the region CTCTAGATATTACGTGGACTTCATATATTCTCTCCTAATAGGGGCAGAAATGAAAGGGAGTGAACACTTTCAAGATGGAGTCAGTTGCATGGGTGTaggagaatattttatttttttaacttggaGACTTTTTAGTCTGTTCATCCCTGCAATACTATGACTTGTTTAGAAGTGTGATCTGTCATGTCCCTTGGTAGTTTTAAAGTGGCAAAACCTGATaactttttttgtctttcagctTAAAAAATGAACACTGCTCCAGCTTCAGAAAATGGACCATATTCCACAAACCACACAAGACCCTTTTTTTATGCACAGCCAACAGCACAACAACCTTTCCCCAATCCATGGTACCTCAGTCATTTATATAATCCATACTGTGTACCTGCCCCAGGTAAGGCAAAATAGAGCCATCTGAGGAAAACATGCTTTTTGTATTACTACCTGAGTGAAGGAAATGCAAACTTTATATTAAAGCTCCTTTCATCTGTTGTGTAACTTTTATATTTCCCCTAATATCATGGAGCCTAGAATTATTAGTATATTAAACTGAAGGCATCTCTCTTAAAATGTGCTCTCCTTGTCTATTTGTTCAGCTATATTGTAAACTGGTGTTTGATGTCTGTTTCATGAGTGGGACAACTCCAAATGAACTTGACAAGAAGAGTAAGTTTCTAGGAAGAGTTTGGTAAATAGAAGCAGGCAGTTTCAGCAACTGGCAACAATAGGAAAGCGCATGTATAAAGGGGATCACTACTATATCCTTTGCCTATGAGGAATGTTGAGTAAAATCAGTTTGGCTAACTTCAGTCAACGCAGAAACCTTGACATAACTTAGTGCTGAACTGTAAGATCGTGCCGGTTTTGACACCTTAACAGATATTGAATGAGTACCCCTGTGTTGTAAGTTTGTGGAGAATGGGCATTAATTAACAGACTGACTTGCCGGAGGTCCcacaggaagtgtgtggcagAACTGAAATAGAAACTGTCAGTCAACTTCCAGTTTCATGTTTGGGACACTTCTCTCGCTGTGGTGCCTGTTAAAAGGTTCTATGCCAAAGCCTGCATTGTCAGGGATATTAAGTGGAGGAAAATGTCACTTGAGCATTGTCTGGGAGTGTCTAAGATTTTTAGCTAAAAACTAAACTACTGCTTTGACATCATATCAGAAGTATAACATCATAATACACATTCTCCCTAATAGGTGCAGGGACTGTTGTGGTGGGGTTGCTGCTGGAACAACTTCAGGTTAAAGAGAAACTACAAATGCTTCATTGAATTGTACAGCAAAATCCTCCAAACTCCCATTGCCTTAAGGCAATGAAcaatgggggcggggaggtgaACTATATGGAGGTTTCTAAAAacggtgggatttttttttaaatatcccatGTACTGTAATAGCAGGGCAAAGGGAGAGTTGAGAACATTATGCCTGAAGCTTAACTAAATGCACAAGGCAAGTAAAGCTATTTCAATCTTGTTTCTAGCAATATGCAAGTATAAATCTGACTTCATAAGAGACTttcaatagcttttttttttttttaattttattggtGTTGATGGCTTTCTGATTAGTCATGGCTAATATGAGACtgcatagtatcagaggggtagccgtgttagtctggatctgtaaaaagcgacagtcctgtggcaccttatagactaacagacgtattggagcctaagcttttgtgggtgaatacttatgcctatgctccaatacgtcttctataaggtgccacaggactctgagACTGCATAGTTTCAAGTAGAAACTTCTAGTGAACATCAGATCTTATTAAAATGCTCATAACATGCCTTAAGAGTACATACTATTGCCCAGTAAGTGCTTGCCAATGCATATATTAATTGAATTTCTAACTGTAGTTAGAGCTGTTCTTTAAAAGGCATTCTAATAGATAATAACTTAGTAGATAACAGCTCCAGCAGTCTGGATGGCAAATTAAATCTCATGCTTTAGGAATTGGGAAGAAATGTAACCTATAGGCATATTACCCTGTAATTGCCACCCTATGGAGTTCTTGCACTCTCCTCATAAGTATTTGGCACTAGACAATGTTGGAGGTGGGATATTTAACTAGATAGCCCACTGGTCTGAGCTagtatggcagttcctatgtACCTAATGGATTCTGATGACTTTCAGCTCTTATTTCAGAAGATAGTGCTGTTTATATAGACAAATGCAtatctctctcctttccctcttcAATATCTCTAGGTttcagaagtggaaatccatattttccattttattctgTTGCACTACATGAGTACCCTGGATATCTTGTTCCACAACATCCCATGCACACAAGAGTTAACAGAAGACCTTATTTTAATGtccccccaccctctcctctgTTTTATCATGCAACAAGGTTTAGACATTATAGTGGCCCTGGGAAAAGAACAGTGACCAAAGAAACACAGACTGATCCTAGACAGcctgaaaacaaaccaaaaaagcaTCAGGATCTCCGTACAGAAACGAAAGGCTGTGAAGCAGGAAATATAGGCTGTGTTTCTTCTGGTATGGGTACAGAAACTGAAAGTACTTCAGTGAAACAAGATTCAGCTGGATCTTCTCTTGTTCCAGAAAGAGACTTTCAAAATAAGGGGTCTTCCAGCTCTTCACAGTATAGAAACATTCCTTCAGGAAGCTATGCTTTTGAGAAAGAAGAGGTCCGAATAGAGTATGGAAATGGCTCGCCTGCAATTCAGCTATGGAAGTCCTTTAAGGAAACTATTCCTCTGTATGATGTGGCAAGTGGTAAACCAGTCCCAGAGAATATCGTGCAACGTGACTTGTTTTCTGTTAGCTCTTGTGAAGGGGTAATATACAGCCCTCATGAAGGGGAGGAATTGGTGTCATGCGCTGCTTATTCAGATGAACGAAAAACTGCTCTTTCTTTGAAGCAGAGTGGTGAAGGTGGGCAGGAAAAAGAGGTCCAAAATAACGAAGTAAAGCTAGATGCAGAAAAGCAGGGAAATGCAACCCAAAGGGCAAAATCTCCTCTAGATGAAGCCAGGGCAATGCAAATTGCTGAGCTGGCCAGAACTGTTTGTAATGATCAGCTAGTGGCAAGGCAGGACACGTTGTTTAAAAAATCTAGTTTGAAAAGATCTGCTGCCTCAAAAACTTCTGAAGAGGAGTCTAACCTTGATCAGCAAGCAGGGTTATTTCCATCCAGTACAGAAATAACACATGACTCAAGTCCACTGCAGAAAAAGTTAAATCAGAGCCACAGTCCAACCAATGTAAGTCAAATAACAGATAAAAGCGTATGGTGTGAAGAATCCATGGAGAAGTATGTTCCTTCTAACAGCTGGCTAGCTTGTGTGGATGACATGGACGCTAACTACAACTATAATGTGTGTTTGCCACAAAGGAAACGTCAAAGTGTACTCAGTCTGTCTTCTGATGAAATGTCTTCTAAAGATGAAGGATCATCAACTGATGATGTACCAGTGTCTTACTTTGTCCCTGATTATGTGCTTCAGAAGAGCATGTACGCTTTCCAAAG harbors:
- the LOC120397559 gene encoding uncharacterized protein LOC120397559 isoform X2 codes for the protein MNTAPASENGPYSTNHTRPFFYAQPTAQQPFPNPWYLSHLYNPYCVPAPGFRSGNPYFPFYSVALHEYPGYLVPQHPMHTRVNRRPYFNVPPPSPLFYHATRFRHYSGPGKRTVTKETQTDPRQPENKPKKHQDLRTETKGCEAGNIGCVSSGMGTETESTSVKQDSAGSSLVPERDFQNKGSSSSSQYRNIPSGSYAFEKEEVRIEYGNGSPAIQLWKSFKETIPLYDVASGKPVPENIVQRDLFSVSSCEGVIYSPHEGEELVSCAAYSDERKTALSLKQSGEGGQEKEVQNNEVKLDAEKQGNATQRAKSPLDEARAMQIAELARTVCNDQLVARQDTLFKKSSLKRSAASKTSEEESNLDQQAGLFPSSTEITHDSSPLQKKLNQSHSPTNVSQITDKSVWCEESMEKYVPSNSWLACVDDMDANYNYNVCLPQRKRQSVLSLSSDEMSSKDEGSSTDDVPVSYFVPDYVLQKSMYAFQRSTEGSEKEKIRSSGSLNEDEVVGREQTNVVNSQNFKSCSKVKIKKMASRGRKIGVLPRTSGQKKIYSLKKKAAKSLSLSEAEDSEEYFVAEEEGDNEEEDDLDEVEYFFQEATPYGHLTSGKGSFYRPIGQRVLWKPPKNAIPAHLISWPAREKMKTKSGFCERTGLAYKSSEKEQDEVVYSDYGYYGKKRLTAKQEGSDHKRTSQKSSRGNLLLDKPKRKRIGKPPYKRRDTKCEAEDIEVWEMPKPSAHKGCGSKRSLYKRR
- the LOC120397559 gene encoding uncharacterized protein LOC120397559 isoform X1, translating into MNTAPASENGPYSTNHTRPFFYAQPTAQQPFPNPWYLSHLYNPYCVPAPGFRSGNPYFPFYSVALHEYPGYLVPQHPMHTRVNRRPYFNVPPPSPLFYHATRFRHYSGPGKRTVTKETQTDPRQPENKPKKHQDLRTETKGCEAGNIGCVSSGMGTETESTSVKQDSAGSSLVPERDFQNKGSSSSSQYRNIPSGSYAFEKEEVRIEYGNGSPAIQLWKSFKETIPLYDVASGKPVPENIVQRDLFSVSSCEGVIYSPHEGEELVSCAAYSDERKTALSLKQSGEGGQEKEVQNNEVKLDAEKQGNATQRAKSPLDEARAMQIAELARTVCNDQLVARQDTLFKKSSLKRSAASKTSEEESNLDQQAGLFPSSTEITHDSSPLQKKLNQSHSPTNVSQITDKSVWCEESMEKYVPSNSWLACVDDMDANYNYNVCLPQRKRQSVLSLSSDEMSSKDEGSSTDDVPVSYFVPDYVLQKSMYAFQRSTEGSEKEKIRSSGSLNEDEVVGREQTNVVNSQNFKSCSKVKIKKMASRGRKIGVLPRTSGQKKIYSLKKKAAKSLSLSEAEDSEEYFVAEEEGDNEEEDDLDEVEYFFQEATPYGHLTSGKGSFYRPIGQRVLWKPPKNAIPAHLISWPAREKMKTKSGFCERTGLAYKSSEKEQDEVVYSDYGYYGKKRLTAKQEGSDHKRTSQKSSRVRLLKENMGLTADEYWIRSGAKPKFASLICGSLSSPTKSKEQGNLLLDKPKRKRIGKPPYKRRDTKCEAEDIEVWEMPKPSAHKGCGSKRSLYKRR